tatgaaatcaaaaaaacagCAGATAAACCATACATAAGCAATGGTATACctgaaaaaattacattatttaataacaaagtgTCTAAAAAACCAACAAATTGATAACATTATAGCTACATAAGccaatactatacattatttttcaaataataaatttctagAATACACCTGTGTTGCTCATTACTAGtcaacattttgaatatatcagttgagtataatgtatatgtatatataaatgcatggCTAGTTGctggaaaaactaaaaatcatgACTCATCTTtagatagttaaatttattaaataagtaaattaaaaaatatatgtaagaaattaaaatgatgtatGGTATTATTTGTTGCAAGTTCagtagaataatttaatgactTAAGGTCAATTGATAAATCTAATcttcgtaataaaaataaatttaatttcaattttaaatcaagGCAATTTATTAGAGAACAATGGGTAAACATTAATTCACATAAAACTTACTCATAAGACCATAACCAATGACTGTTACTaaatcatttatcataatcCACAATATTGTATCATGCTTACAATGAATAATTTCATGAAAGTAAAGTTTGAATTGGATAAAAACCTATtgaacttttgatttttttctttaataaatttaaattcttaaactaTAACATTGATATTGATTTATCACGTAATTATTATGGTGTGAATATTCAAACTGTTAATAGAATCGAGAATCGACGAGAAATAACGTAGGTATTAGATTTTATGCAACCGACTATTcctaatcataaatcataaatcgCAAAAACACAGTAAGTACCGTTAGGACCTAAACCGTTAGTTCCTTATGTTGTCGGTTGCTCACCCAAGTtgacgatttttaaaatattaaacaactgGTCATCTAATCGCAGATCTTCGTACGGCCTTTTGGTGCAATGGTACTTTATGTACGGGAAACAGCCGGAACGTAAAACGTGATAGTTCGAGTCACCAATTTTCCAATTGAAGTGCGACCTGCCTCGTTGGTCGTCAATCACCGAAGAATATTTGACGAAAAACGACGTCCACGGTGGTTCATTAGTTTGTCGCAAATAAGTCGTGAGAACAGTCGAGGCAAGGGGGAGCCGGTGCCGACCAAAAAGATTTCGCAAAGTATTCGACATTTCGACATCGTCTGTCGACTCGAATGAACCTAAGATGAATGATAACGATGATAAACTGATGAGTGTGATAGTGTATTACACGAAACACGatgtagataaaattaataataataacaataaaataacattgataataaaataaaaatataagtatacacattacactcTACATAGACTCAAatctgtttataattattaatttatatgccatatgcatttgaattttgaattagacATTAAgatttgtgttaaaaattcatagaaacattagaaatttttatttttgaatctaaCTTTTGAACGTTGAATACAAGATTATATCctcataatcataaatagTTCATACTGAAtacataaaatctaaaaaaattgtagacacaatattatttgttatagacATTAAGTAACAATTTGGACGAAAAccgaaattacttattatgttatttgtatgataaataagaatatgttaattattttgttttaattgaaatacattagtagaaacttttatgtattttatattatgaattttactatacaccgtaaagtttttgatttatttttaaactaacatGACAATGAGTTAATGGCACAGatatataaacatgtatttatgtattttttttaatgtattttattttttttatttttttatttgtattttttttttatgtaattttttttttttaaactagcCTCCGCCGAAAAACACACGCGTCAAGTCGTACTTCgctttttatttgttgttgtgTTTTTCAGCGGCGGTGAAGGCGCACAGCGAAAACGcacaacaacaaataaaaagcGAAGTACGACTACGACTTGGTTTTCGGCGGaggttagtttttaaaatatcattacatattattatttttgatgttattaTGGTATTCTTACATATTGAAAggttgaaaaaattgaatcatcATTAAAAACTAACTAACTAATGAACATCAGAACATAGATAATACTCTTACcataaaatttcttattagGTTGATTCtctataatttttgaagtaaTAAAGCTAAACATGAATAACTAAACACAAATTTATTGTGATACGCACTTGTACGATGAAAACCACAAATAAATCCTcctaaaaaatagaataaacttgtttatttacaaagtatacattttgtaatttattattcaaataagaccatcataaatgaatattttaactattaattatataatgattgttGATTGTTgatacaaattgaaaattgaatgcttatcattataattatttaagttgatTTGGGTAATTTACTAACActttatttccatttttattctttaaaatatataggctgGTAAACCAGTTATTTGTGCTACTCAAATGTTCGAGTCTATGATCAAAAAACCCCGTGCAACTCAAGCAGAGTATTCTGATGTGGCAAATGCCATCCTCGATGGAGCAGATAGTGTGATGCTATCAGGGGAAACTGCCAAAGGGGCATACCCTGTTAAGTGTGTACGTACTATGGCTACCATCTGTAAAGAAGCAGAGACAGCCGTTTGGCAGAGACAATTATTTGCTGACTTAACGTCTGCTGTAAGTTTATTACTAGAAgaagaaacaaataataattaccatcttctaattgtacattttcaaATGCTTAAGGTCAATTTGCCTTTGGATGCTTCACACACAATTGCTATTTCTGCTGTAGATGCAGCTAATAAAAGTAAAGCTGCTGCCATTGTTGTTCTTACATCTTCTGGCCATTCTGCACATCGCATTTCTAAATATCGCCCACGTTGTCCAATCATAGCTCTGACCAGAAATGCCAAAGTCGCCCGCCAATGTCATATTTATCGTGGTATTCTACCTTTATACTATAATGGTAAATACATAGATCTATACTCTGTCTagggaaaataataaaccatacCATTGCTTAACAAATTGTGTACTTCTGTTTTCCCGTGTGGCATCCagccataatataaaaagtctCAATGACAGTTTGTCGCGTGGATAAATGCAtgattaccatattatacatacctacttaaatatatgaatagtgactacatattaatttcaataatttgatGTGATTCttacagttaatatttattagtatcatatcatattattttgttaacaaaattgtattatttcagtACAACCATTAAGCGACTGGTTGAAAGATGTGGACACCCGTGTAGAGCACGCCATTAAGTTTGGTAAGTCCTGAGGTATCATTAAGTTGTGCGTTTTCACCGTGCGCCTTCGTATAACAGTGTCctcaaaaaatatagatttctACAgagtatagattataaaaataaatgtaacaatttaacttggttttattaaataattatgttgttttaatttttgttacgttattataatttatttaatgtgctAGTTTTTAAGGTGGGCGATATTTAGAAATGCGATGTGCAGAATGGCCAGAAGATGTAAGAACAACAATGGCAGCAGCTTTACTTTTATTAGCTGCATCTACAGCAGAAATAGCAATTGTGTGTGAAGCATCCAAAGGCAAATTGACCTTAAGCATttgaaaatgtacaattagaagatggtaattattatttgtttcttcTTCTAGTAATAAACTTACAGCAGACGTTAAGTCAGCAAATAATTGTCTCTGCCAAACGGCTGTCTCTGCTTCTTTACAGATGGTAGCCATAGTACGTACACACTTAACAGGGTATGCCCCTTTGGCAGTTTCCCCTGATAGCATCACACTATCTGCTCCATCGAGGATGGCATTTGCCACATCAGAATACTCTGCTTGAGTTGCACGGGGTTTTTTGATCATAGACTCGAACATTTGAGTAGCACAAATAACTGGTTTACcagcctatatattttaaagaataaaaatggaaataaagTGTTAGTAAATTACCCAAatcaacttaaataattataatgataagcattcaattttcaatttgtatcAACAATCaacaatcattatataattaatagttaaaatattcatttatgatggtcttatttgaataataaattacaaaatgtatactttgtaaataaacaagtttattctattttttaggAGGATTTATTTGTGGTTTTCATCGTACAAGTGCGTATCACAATAAATTTGTGTTTAGTTATTCATGTTTAGCTTTAttacttcaaaaattatagaGAATCAACctaataagaaattttatgGTAAGAGTATTATCTATGTTCTGATGTTCTTAGTTAGTTTTTAATgatgattcaattttttcaaccTTTCTATATGTAAGAATaccataataacattaaaaataatatgtaatgatattttaaaaactaacacattattaaataaatataacaacgcaacaaaaattaaaacaatataattatttaataaaatcattgaagttaaattttttcatttatttttataatctacaCTCTGTAGAAACCTAAATTTTTTGGGAACACTGTTATATAGTCAAAAGTTCACTGTTATGAATGGCAACTTtatctataacttataaattattatgatagggTGGttagtttttgttaattaataattaggtactttattACAACATGCAATTATGGCTTTCTGAGTCAAAAGACCTTTTCAGGTGAGATTTCAATTTCCAGATCACCACGAGCAACTATAGTACAATCAGAAGCTTCAATGATTTCTTGTAAGTTTTTCATGCCTTGGTGGTgttcaatttttgaaataatcaatGACGTGTTCAAAACCGTTCCAATAATAGCATTggccattgattataaatagtacaatgtacaatattattatttttttattatcgagATTTAaccaatgaaatataaaactaaattaagatAGGTACCAAACACaagttttattactatattatattgataacagTGGTGGATTCAGGGGAGGGACACAGGGGCACATGCCCCCTGTCAATTTTCTatcgacaattttttttatgttactacgagatacgagtataatataaatgaaaaatataataaattagaataatactATCTACCTACTAgtgtaatcattaattatatttatatttaaactgatAAAATGAGTTACATGTACaggttaaaatatgaaaatctataaaaaatatttgtatttattaaaactacataaaagtataataacttgctatagataaattattattttggtgtgGGATATTATGGAATCAACattgtattgaatatattaccaaataccaattttgtttaaaaataaagagtatgtattattaattatgattaaagaatcatcatacaatttatatgtgCCCCCCCCCCTCTCAAAAATATCCAAGATCTGCCATTGATTGATAGTTCCAATCTTAATAATCTGTACAgattatacaacaatacatCAGCGTATAACAGAAGCACAAATGGAAATaacgtgttattattattcaatatttattgatggcattttagaaattaaatacaaaattcaaaatatgtaaatagcttctttaattattgacgcataaatgcataattatgAACGAAACgtcaaaattcattaaaaataaatctttaaaattcgTACTAAagtattcttaatataattttataaatgttctttataataaaaaataaaaagtcaatcctaccaaatttaaatgatgaaaGTAATCTCTGTACATTGTGGCATTGTGtaacatcaaatatttttaatagagcGCCAATTcatatgcattaaaaaccaaccaaatatgtactaaaaatcttaaatatgcAAATCCATACAAATCcgcgttttaattattatgtatctacgatttattatttaaaataatattatgtagctatataagtacttactacttaAGCACTTCGAGATGCGTATGTACGCAATACTTAGTGAAACTATGAAGCACtaactataattgtataatattaaaatttataaaaatacttacctGCTTTAAGACGATGGTGTTATTTCGGTGACAAAAAATGGAGTGTGGACTGTTACTGTTGAccacaaaaaattacaatacctaCATCATTCATGCGTGATCCATAATCGATCTTTCATTTCATAGATGCACGCACAACATTCTCAAAGATATTATAGCGTCAGTATGTGCGAGTGCTACGTGCCAACGTATAGAGTAAAACTTACTCTATGGTACAACGGCGATTGCGGAGTCGTCGGTCATAACTGATGGGTTTGAGGGATCTCCCAATTTCTAGTTAAAGTAGTATCGTGTATACCGCCGGTATACCacgtaagaataatatattaatacacattacatttataaaagtttatcaaAACATCAACGGAAATTCAACCCAGTATCGAGGCAAGCtatgtttaacataataaaagcaaagattttagtttataccacggtatattataatgtacctaatataatataatataagtaccgtGGTTTATACTTACCACTAGTAACattcgatattttatttaaaaaaattgatcgaCCACTTCACAAACACTGGTtcgatcataaaaaaaaatgtggactGACCGTtctcaaattttaaactagacgtaaaatatacgtaaatcCTTACCTACCTATGTTTCGACGTAATTTCAAGTTTCGACTgaccaataaatattttattctatggtaattaattaatatttaacgtaGAATAAAACCTTAgattatacacattaatatagTAATCTACGTATTATCTAAGAATAAAACAAACGTAATTTTATCACGAAaaatttatacctacctacgtatcgtaaatgtaaaatatacgtaaatcCTTACCTGTATATTTTGACGTAAAGTCGACCAACCAATAATCAACGTAGAATAAACATAGAATAGGTATATCTTAAGTTAAACCACATACTTCACCCAGATTCACATTCCTAAAATCACTAAAACAGACAAACTCGAAATTTATAATCACCTTCAAAATCCCACTAACTTTCACGTCAAAAAGATATTATCTATCTTCATTCATGGAACTCCCCAGCCTTTCAAAAGACTCAAATGACAATGACTCTAGGaccttataaatttaacatataaatacctaaataaatttaaattctcgtTGAAGTGGCTATTGGTTGGTCCTTGAGTGAGTTACTCAAGTTGctacattacaatataatttaagaataaacatccattatgtttattttacttcatttttatatgtacagATTGTATaagttctaaataaaaaataaaaaatatatatttatttaatatatttaatttattctaaaaaaatatatatatacttaaatacaatattttcaaattattgagATTTCTTATACTACCTACATAATGAGTTATAATTGTCTTATGGGCTATATCAGTGTTTCTCAACCTTTTTAGTGTCATGACCcccaaaataggtataaaatatagtaataataattacttaaaattttaagaataattttacaaaaatgataaaatagatcaaataaaaaaattattaaaaataatattgaataaaattgaatctTTATACAATtcctaaacattataatatttaatagattataggtaaatagatttaattcataattcacatttaaaaatgtcatcgcATTCCCCATATTTTCCAAACCCATACCTAATAAGAGACCTAATTATTCTCATagtaaacaaattacaaaaaatatagattataaatttcatataaaaataaaaataaaaaaatttaatgctaagtcaaaatacttagaagttggaaatttaatacaaagttctcgTGAGTCTTATATAgcgattaaaaaatgataagaatacataggcacaattttttttataagcatttgaaattcaaatatttacaaaagtcgaaaattcgtcaaaattatgaatatctgtaaattattttgtagttgaaaatgtataaaaaaattgttataagtagccattaattgaaaatttaatacaagattttccataagtttggcttacaatttacaataattatgaaagtaGTTGAGCggtctaataaaaaaaaaatatctttagtttaaaattctcGTGTAGAACAAcaatttactatcaaataattttagaatcttttatttttttaagtataagattcctatattgtacattaaaatacacCCACCACTGAAATAACATAAATCTGCTAATAGGGGCGCAGCGCCATAGCAACGAATagtaacaacaaatattttattatcttcccTCAGAAGCACATATTATAGCCTAGCTAATTAACAACTAGGTAGTAttgtagtacctacttataggcaataaatacataactatagtaattttaatatgtcatACAGGGATTTATTTAGTaagtatttgattaaaatgttaattctaAGTAGTAACTaaaaatgatatgatattgaaggtacctactttttcaaaacattagtCAAAACTCATAACTactcataacaatatatttttacaga
The DNA window shown above is from Aphis gossypii isolate Hap1 chromosome 2, ASM2018417v2, whole genome shotgun sequence and carries:
- the LOC114119278 gene encoding pyruvate kinase isoform X2; this encodes MFESMIKKPRATQAEYSDVANAILDGADSVMLSGETAKGAYPVKCVRTMATICKEAETAVWQRQLFADLTSAVNLPLDASHTIAISAVDAANKSKAAAIVVLTSSGHSAHRISKYRPP
- the LOC114119278 gene encoding uncharacterized protein C15orf61 homolog isoform X1, whose amino-acid sequence is MSNTLRNLFGRHRLPLASTVLTTYLRQTNEPPWTSFFVKYSSVIDDQRGRSHFNWKIGDSNYHVLRSGCFPYIKYHCTKRPYEDLRLDDQLFNILKIVNLGIPLLMYGLSAVFLISYKEIVKTPKGDVNIYFLLKEDKGSTH